The following proteins are encoded in a genomic region of Lactiplantibacillus plantarum:
- the dnaI gene encoding primosomal protein DnaI encodes MENISETLRTLMNRKNLNHRYEALMTAVYQDPDVRQFLAAHQNELSSDALERSAAKLYEFCEEKRKIARHEPTQAPGYQPTLVMSNHLIDIAYQPTPQMQEQQAAHALQQRVRSISMPKNIQTADLKMYDQDGDRATALMAALDFIDAYTQAPKRFHRGLYLYGSFGVGKTYLLGGMANALAAKGFNTTLIHFPSFAVEMKRSISNNTSADKVDAIKRAPILMIDDIGADASSTWIRDDVLGVILEYRMQEELPTCFSSNFSMQELQDGYLTLSQKGDEEPVKAQRIMQRVRYLASEIEMVGRNRRLNPDA; translated from the coding sequence ATGGAGAATATCTCAGAAACACTCCGGACGTTAATGAATCGGAAAAACTTGAATCATCGGTATGAGGCGTTAATGACAGCTGTGTACCAAGATCCAGATGTTCGCCAGTTTTTAGCTGCTCATCAAAACGAATTATCTTCGGATGCGCTAGAACGTTCAGCGGCTAAATTATATGAATTTTGTGAAGAGAAACGTAAAATTGCGCGGCACGAGCCAACTCAAGCACCTGGGTATCAGCCGACATTAGTGATGAGTAATCACTTGATTGACATTGCTTATCAGCCAACACCACAAATGCAAGAACAGCAAGCTGCTCACGCATTGCAACAGCGGGTTCGATCAATCAGCATGCCGAAAAATATTCAGACGGCGGACTTAAAGATGTATGATCAAGATGGTGACCGGGCGACAGCATTAATGGCAGCACTTGATTTTATTGATGCCTATACACAAGCGCCCAAGCGTTTTCACCGGGGCTTATATCTCTACGGCTCATTTGGTGTCGGTAAAACTTATTTACTCGGTGGGATGGCGAACGCGTTGGCAGCTAAGGGTTTCAATACGACCTTGATTCATTTTCCGAGTTTTGCGGTCGAGATGAAGCGCTCGATTAGTAACAATACGTCGGCGGATAAGGTCGATGCGATTAAACGGGCACCGATTCTCATGATTGATGATATCGGTGCGGATGCTTCGTCGACTTGGATTCGGGACGATGTGCTCGGGGTTATTCTGGAGTATCGAATGCAGGAGGAACTGCCAACTTGTTTCTCGTCTAATTTTTCGATGCAAGAATTGCAAGATGGTTATTTGACGCTCTCACAAAAGGGTGATGAAGAACCAGTCAAAGCGCAGCGAATCATGCAACGGGTACGTTACCTTGCGAGTGAGATTGAGATGGTCGGTCGTAATCGACGACTCAATCCCGATGCTTAA
- the rpmI gene encoding 50S ribosomal protein L35, with amino-acid sequence MPKQKTNRAAAKRFKVTAKGKIKSANAFTSHRFHGKTKKQRRQLRGTAIIEKPMVKTYHKLLQK; translated from the coding sequence ATGCCAAAACAAAAGACAAACCGCGCTGCTGCAAAGCGTTTCAAGGTAACTGCTAAGGGTAAGATTAAGAGCGCCAACGCTTTTACTAGTCATCGTTTCCATGGTAAGACTAAGAAACAACGTCGCCAATTACGTGGTACGGCTATTATCGAAAAGCCAATGGTCAAGACATACCACAAGTTATTACAAAAATAA
- the infC gene encoding translation initiation factor IF-3, whose translation MVNDGIRAREVRLIASDGEQLGVKSRQEAMQIAEDASLDLVLVAPKAKPPVARIMDYGKYRFEQQKKDREARKKQKVVSIKEVRLSPAIDTNDFNTKLKHAEKFLSKGDKVRVSIRFKGRAITHKDIGRQVLNRMIEATKEFSTVEAYPKMDGRSMFLVLAPKTDK comes from the coding sequence ATGGTTAATGACGGCATCCGTGCTCGCGAAGTACGTTTGATCGCCAGCGATGGTGAACAATTAGGTGTCAAGTCACGACAAGAAGCAATGCAGATTGCTGAAGACGCTAGTTTAGATCTAGTATTGGTTGCGCCGAAAGCGAAACCACCCGTGGCCAGAATTATGGATTATGGGAAGTACCGTTTCGAGCAACAAAAGAAGGATCGGGAAGCCCGTAAGAAGCAAAAAGTGGTCAGCATCAAAGAGGTCCGCTTGAGCCCAGCTATCGACACCAATGACTTTAACACGAAGCTGAAACATGCTGAAAAGTTCTTGTCAAAAGGTGACAAGGTTCGCGTCTCCATCCGGTTTAAGGGCCGCGCTATTACCCATAAGGATATTGGTCGGCAAGTCTTAAATCGAATGATTGAAGCTACTAAGGAATTTTCTACGGTCGAAGCCTATCCTAAGATGGATGGTCGGAGTATGTTCCTAGTACTAGCACCAAAAACAGATAAGTAA
- a CDS encoding replication initiation and membrane attachment family protein — protein sequence MPNDEPLTPKTGLVVPQAPALSAAQQAVLAELYLPLMGPLAYSLYAALRSLQSSENELSNRRSHAELLGILNVDLPTVLAARRKLEATGLLRSYYQQDELGAMYIYQLQAPLLALQFFADDLLSVLLLDTVGELRYQQLAGDFAAQPIDLTAAKDVTANILDVFHVDSQKVTTPPLSVQKVRAQLAANEPAEDHSPVLSDDDFDWQLLGQILKQNYVDLKQVASSRQLIITESRVYGISEIEMAKLISEVASLTTGQFDENQLKLLIARRYERPAVSSQQVATEATVATTTTKDNKASAQLSTAEQQLVTYAKQTAPYDFLSALKQEKHGFVTSGENRLVHDLIGRGVLPNAVINMVIYYLLQNRELAALNRNLLETVANDWQQHGITTPEAALMYLKQRKQPKSTPTRRKNNRPTRKEIMPKWAQQQQQTESGKQPAQTGKQITAAQRKQLADRLAKLETNSEKED from the coding sequence ATGCCAAATGATGAACCCTTAACACCCAAAACTGGGTTAGTGGTCCCGCAAGCACCAGCGCTCAGTGCGGCGCAACAAGCTGTATTGGCGGAATTATACTTGCCACTGATGGGGCCATTGGCATATAGCTTGTACGCGGCGTTACGTAGCTTACAGAGTAGCGAGAATGAGCTGAGCAATCGACGCAGTCACGCGGAACTGCTGGGCATCCTAAATGTGGACTTGCCGACGGTGTTAGCGGCTCGGCGTAAACTTGAAGCAACTGGCTTGTTGCGCAGCTATTATCAACAAGATGAATTGGGTGCCATGTACATTTATCAATTACAAGCACCATTACTGGCGTTACAATTCTTTGCGGATGATCTATTGAGTGTCCTATTGTTAGATACGGTCGGTGAGTTACGTTATCAACAACTTGCTGGCGATTTTGCAGCACAGCCGATTGACTTGACGGCTGCCAAAGACGTGACGGCAAATATCTTAGATGTGTTTCACGTTGATAGTCAAAAAGTTACGACGCCACCTCTTTCAGTGCAAAAGGTGCGCGCCCAATTGGCGGCCAATGAACCGGCCGAGGATCACTCGCCCGTGCTCAGTGACGATGACTTTGACTGGCAACTGTTGGGGCAAATTTTGAAGCAGAACTATGTTGATCTCAAACAGGTTGCGAGTTCACGGCAACTGATCATTACGGAAAGTCGGGTCTACGGCATCAGTGAGATTGAGATGGCTAAGTTAATCAGTGAAGTGGCTAGTTTAACAACGGGTCAGTTTGATGAAAATCAATTGAAATTATTGATTGCGCGGCGCTATGAACGGCCCGCAGTTTCGAGTCAGCAGGTCGCTACGGAAGCAACGGTTGCAACGACGACCACTAAGGATAACAAGGCTTCAGCACAGCTCTCAACGGCTGAGCAGCAACTCGTGACGTATGCTAAGCAGACAGCGCCGTATGACTTTTTATCAGCTTTGAAGCAGGAGAAACATGGTTTTGTGACGAGCGGTGAGAACCGACTAGTTCATGATTTAATTGGTCGGGGGGTATTACCCAATGCCGTCATCAACATGGTGATCTACTACTTATTGCAAAATCGGGAGTTAGCTGCCCTTAATCGTAATTTGCTAGAAACAGTCGCCAATGATTGGCAACAACACGGCATTACGACGCCGGAAGCGGCTTTGATGTATTTGAAGCAACGTAAACAGCCGAAATCAACACCAACACGGCGCAAGAACAATCGACCGACGCGTAAGGAGATTATGCCAAAGTGGGCCCAACAACAGCAACAGACTGAGAGTGGTAAGCAACCAGCTCAGACCGGTAAACAAATTACTGCTGCCCAACGCAAACAGCTTGCTGATCGACTAGCAAAGCTTGAGACAAATTCGGAAAAGGAGGACTAA
- the thrS gene encoding threonine--tRNA ligase has product MASINVKFPDGAEKQFDAGVTTEAIAKSISPSLAKRSVAGKFNDQIVDYRQPLTTDGSIEIIAADSEDGLNVLRQTAAQVLANAVKQLFPNIHFGSGEGNANGFFFDTDNPDEDGKQVSEDDLEAISDKMAAIIKQDLPIEREVLSKADALALVGDNPYQQDLVNERAAANNDQVVVYKQGDFVDLSDGAQLASTGKVKVFKLLSVAGAYWQGKSSNPMLQRIYGTAFLKQKDLDADLKRRQEARERDHRVIGNELDLFFVDPKVGNGLPYWMPNGATIRRQIERYIIDKEVANGYQHVYTPVLANLDVYKQSGHWDHYREDMFPPMDMGDGEQLELRPMNCPSHIQIYNHHIRSYRELPLRIAELGMMHRYEKSGALTGLSRVREMTLNDGHTFVALDQIEEEFKKILSLMVEVYEDFDISDYRFRLSYRDPENKEKYFDDDAMWERSQKMLKSAMDDMGLDYFEAEGEAAFYGPKLDVQTKTALGGEETLSTIQLDFLLPERFDLKYVGADGEEHRPVMIHRGLVSTMERFVAYLTEIYKGAFPTWLAPKQVTIIPVNNGAHGAYAETVRRRLAAEGVRVSIDDRNEKMGYKIRESQTKKVPYLLVVGDQEVANGSVSVRKYGEERTESEAVDMFIGAITQEIKHYSRGASK; this is encoded by the coding sequence ATGGCAAGTATTAATGTTAAGTTCCCAGATGGTGCTGAAAAGCAATTTGATGCCGGCGTAACGACGGAAGCAATTGCAAAGTCAATTAGTCCTTCATTGGCTAAACGGTCGGTTGCTGGTAAGTTCAACGATCAGATCGTGGACTATCGCCAACCACTGACAACCGATGGTAGTATCGAAATTATCGCTGCTGATAGTGAAGACGGCCTCAATGTTTTACGGCAAACGGCTGCCCAAGTATTAGCTAACGCGGTTAAACAATTATTCCCTAACATTCATTTTGGGAGTGGTGAAGGGAATGCCAACGGTTTCTTCTTTGATACCGACAATCCTGACGAAGACGGTAAACAAGTCAGTGAAGATGATTTGGAAGCCATCAGTGATAAGATGGCTGCAATTATCAAACAAGATTTACCAATCGAACGCGAAGTCTTATCAAAGGCTGACGCTTTAGCTTTAGTTGGTGACAACCCTTACCAACAAGACTTAGTTAACGAACGTGCCGCTGCCAACAATGATCAAGTCGTTGTTTACAAGCAAGGGGACTTCGTTGATTTATCTGACGGGGCCCAATTAGCTTCAACGGGGAAAGTCAAGGTCTTCAAGTTATTATCCGTTGCCGGTGCATACTGGCAAGGTAAGTCCAGCAATCCAATGTTACAACGGATCTACGGGACGGCCTTCTTAAAGCAAAAAGACTTAGATGCTGACCTCAAGCGGCGTCAAGAAGCCCGCGAACGTGATCACCGGGTCATTGGTAACGAATTAGACTTATTCTTCGTTGATCCTAAGGTCGGGAATGGCTTGCCTTACTGGATGCCAAATGGTGCAACGATTCGTCGCCAAATCGAACGTTACATTATCGACAAGGAAGTTGCAAATGGCTACCAACATGTATACACGCCAGTTTTAGCTAACTTGGACGTTTACAAGCAATCTGGTCACTGGGACCACTACCGTGAGGACATGTTCCCACCAATGGACATGGGTGACGGCGAACAATTGGAATTACGGCCGATGAACTGCCCATCACATATCCAGATTTACAACCATCACATTCGCTCATACCGTGAATTACCATTGCGGATCGCTGAACTCGGCATGATGCACCGTTACGAAAAGTCTGGCGCCTTAACTGGATTATCACGGGTTCGTGAAATGACTTTGAACGATGGTCATACCTTCGTTGCGTTGGATCAAATTGAAGAAGAATTCAAAAAGATCTTGAGTTTGATGGTTGAAGTATACGAAGACTTTGACATTTCTGATTACCGGTTCCGTTTGAGCTACCGTGATCCTGAAAACAAGGAAAAGTACTTCGATGATGACGCTATGTGGGAACGCAGTCAAAAGATGTTGAAGTCCGCTATGGATGATATGGGCTTGGATTACTTCGAAGCTGAAGGTGAAGCTGCTTTCTATGGTCCTAAGTTGGATGTTCAAACTAAGACGGCCCTTGGTGGTGAAGAAACCTTATCAACTATCCAATTGGACTTCTTGTTACCAGAACGCTTTGACTTGAAGTACGTTGGTGCTGATGGTGAAGAACATCGTCCAGTTATGATTCACCGTGGTCTTGTTTCAACGATGGAACGGTTCGTCGCTTACTTAACTGAAATTTACAAGGGTGCTTTCCCAACCTGGTTAGCACCTAAGCAAGTAACAATCATCCCAGTTAACAATGGTGCGCACGGTGCCTACGCTGAAACCGTTCGTCGTCGTTTGGCAGCTGAAGGTGTTCGGGTAAGTATCGATGACCGTAACGAAAAGATGGGTTACAAGATTCGCGAATCACAAACGAAGAAGGTTCCATACTTGTTAGTTGTCGGTGATCAAGAAGTTGCTAACGGGAGTGTTTCAGTTCGGAAGTACGGTGAAGAACGGACTGAATCCGAAGCCGTTGACATGTTCATTGGTGCCATCACGCAAGAAATCAAGCATTACAGTCGTGGTGCAAGCAAATAA
- the rplT gene encoding 50S ribosomal protein L20, giving the protein MARVKGGTVTRKRRKRILKLAKGYRGAKHIQFKVAKDQVMKSYLYAFRDRRRRKSDFRRLWIARINAAARINDISYSQLMHGLKLANVDVNRKMLADLAVNDADAFKALVDTAKKALA; this is encoded by the coding sequence ATGGCTCGAGTAAAAGGTGGAACTGTAACACGTAAACGTCGCAAACGGATTTTAAAATTAGCTAAAGGTTACCGTGGTGCTAAGCACATCCAATTTAAGGTTGCTAAGGACCAAGTAATGAAGTCATACCTATACGCCTTCCGCGATCGTCGCCGGCGTAAGAGTGACTTCCGTCGTCTTTGGATTGCCCGGATCAACGCGGCAGCCCGGATTAACGACATCAGCTACAGTCAATTAATGCACGGTTTAAAGTTAGCTAACGTTGACGTTAACCGTAAGATGTTAGCTGATTTAGCTGTTAACGATGCTGATGCTTTCAAGGCATTGGTTGACACTGCTAAAAAGGCACTTGCTTAA